In the Enterococcus rotai genome, ACGCCGGCTAATTTTTTTCGCCATTGCCGTTCAATTCCAATCAAACTGCCTGCTAACAAGCTCATTGATAACATCAATAAAAATTCATATACATTCCCCCTTGACTATTATTGAACATAAAATCCGATTTTCTTAGACGCAAAAAAGGTGACTTTTCGCACAAAAACTCCGCGAAAAGTCACTCTATATTCACCAAAAAAGCATGACAAATTAAGACATTGATCTAGTCGTTGAGTTTTGGCACTATACAACGTAAAGACAAACATCTTAGCTACCTTATGAAAAGCCTTGTATTCGACAATTCCTGTTCTACCCATTGGCGTCTCTCGACATTTTTGGGCAGTAGCCTATGTTTGTATAGGAGCCTCACCTAACAAATCATATTTTATATTCACTAACAAACTAACAGAAGAAGAAATTATTGTCAAGTAGGATTTTGGTGGTGGGTGGGAAATTGTTGTTTATTTAGGTCTCAGTATGTCTTTTGATATCGGTAAAAGTTAGGGAAGAATTAATCAGTATTACTATATAATATAAAGATTTTTAACAATCGATAATCTATGAAAAATTTTAAATTGAACATCACTCCTTACTTTAGTACTTTTTAATTTTATGTATTTTTTTACATTTAGTTTATATAGCGGAAACAAAAAAAAGCTGGGCAAGTCCTGATTCTGAACATTACTCAACTTTATGATAATTAACTAACTGACATCTTTTTTCTAGCTAAAACTTAAATGGTCTTAAAAATAGTAACGACTTTACGTACAGGTAAGCCAATAGGAATTGAATCATTCGCTTTCTTTGATATCGTGCCTTTTATACTATAACTAGAAACGAAAACTTATTTCTCTAAAAAATATGTAATTGTTTCTACTATTTTTTCAGATTGCGTGTGGTGTAAATAGTGGCTACCTTCCAAAATCTTTATCTCAGACTTTTGACTCTCTTTTATCATCGCTTCATGAAGTGCCACCCACTTATCATCTGGCTCAACACTTTCAGAGGCTAAGAAATATAAGACTGGCAGCTGAACTGGATACGTTAGGTTAGCTACTTTTTCAAAGTTCTTTTGCATTTCTTCTCCTTCATTCATTGTTGCGTTGTTGCCAACATTCTTCAAAGAAATATATTTAAACTGTTCAGCATCTTCTTTCGATAACTTAGGTGCATTTAAAAAAGTCGGATCGGCATCAGCGAGCAGACGATAGATACCTGATTGGCTCAATGACTTAATTATCCCACCTTGATTATCAGCTGCTCCGCCTTGGTCAGGTAAACTACTATCAATACCAATAAAGCTTTTCACTTCATTTGGATATTCATTAATATAAGCAAGTGAGTAGACTCCAGAAATAGAATGTCCTACCAAGTGATACGAGCTGATATTCAACTGCGTCAACGCTTGATGAAGCTCACTCGTTAAATTCTCAATTGAACGTACTTTATCCGTATCATCACTTAACCCATAGCCGAAGGGTTCCACCACCACGACCTGATATACTTTTGATAACTCATTCACTAGTGGTTGAAAATCAAGTACAGGAGAAGCTGTTAGATAACCTGGCAGTAATACCATTGTTTCTTCACCTTTTCCAGTCACTTGAACACGTAAAGATTTGTTATCTACTTTCACTTCTTGACCATAAGGAATAATTTTTTTAGATTCTTTTTTTAGTTGGATTTTATTGTTTGCGTAAATTCCGATAAAAACAAGAAGCACGATTACTACTAAACTTCCGACTAAAATACCGAAAATCTTCACTATTTTTTTCATCTACATTCCTCAAATCTGTTAGTTTTTCAAAAAATTGCTTGTTTCTTTTACGATTGTTTCCATTTGTGTGTGGTGTAAATAATGAGCACCTGATAGTTGAATCAATTCGCCTTTATCTAAACCATTCACTTGATCTTGATGCATCTCAAGCCATTTTTTTTGATTCCTATCATTATCTGCCACAAATAATAAAACTGGCATATTTTTAGGATAGGTTAAGCCACGAGAATCCGAGAAGCTGTTACTTAATTCTTGAAGCTCATCTTTCATCGCAGGACTACTCATGTTCTTCATTGTCAATAACTTGATCTGTTCAAAGTCAGGATTATCTTGACTCACGCCTAACCCCTTCTCTGGATTAACTTTAATTAATGCTCGAAAGACGCCTGCTGTTTTTAAGAAGTCAAAGACGGTCATATCAATACCAGGCCACGGCTGTTCTGGTGTACTGGAATCAATTCCCACAAAACCTTCCATTTCATTTGGGTAAGCTTGAGCATAATTCACTGCATAAAGACCTGCAATCGAGTGTCCCATCAATGTGTATTTAGAAATGTTCAGTTCTTTCGCTACTTGATGGATTTCTTCTACAATATTTTCAACGCTGCGACGTCGATTCGTTTGACTACTTAATCCATAGCCAAATGGTTCGATCGTAACTACACGGTACTCTTTCTTCAACTCATCGATCATTGGTTTAAAATCTAGATAAGGACTAGCTGTTCCTTGCCCAGGTAGGAGTAAAATTGTTTTCTTGCCTTCTCCTTCATCGACAACATTCATCTCACCATCAAAGACTTTTATTTTCTCACCATAAGACTCAATTCGTTTTGCTTCACTTTTCAAACTTATCTGGTGAATCGTAAAAGTAATCAACAAGGTCACAATTAGGATAGTGATTAGACCTAAGATGACTTTGCCCATTCCTTGTAATAATCTGACAAGAAATGATTTAGTTTTCAGTTGTTTGGTCATTTAATTCTGCCACCTTTAGCATAATTTGTTGGTCAAGTTTCTCTAAAAAGCCATCATTGATAATTGGCATTCCAGTATTCTCAAGCATTGTTTTAGCCGCCATGATTTTTTCAAAAAAGGTCTCCGCTGTATTGGGAAATAGCGCTTGAATAAACCACGTACTTAAAATCAAAATCGCTAATTCAGCCATTTGTTTCGGTTGAGCAACGGTGACTGATCCATCACTATTTCCTTCGATTAAACAGGTTTCTACTAAAGGAGCCATGATTTCATTCGTCGTCCGAATATACATTGAAAAGAATTTGGGATTATCTAACAAGGTAAAACTAAGGATTCGAGATTGACTGGCCTCACTATTGAACATTCCTTCAAATAAAAGTGCCTGAATTTTTTCTAATCCATTTAATTTATCTTTTTCCATAATTTCTGTCAGGGCTGTCTCGTTGGGAATAAATCGTCTGACAACCGCATCTATGATCTCATCTTTTGACGCATAGTGATGATAAACGGCTCCTTTGGTTAAACCATCTAATCCTTTTACGATATCTGAGATGGATGTTTTTTCGTAGCCTTTTTCGATAAATAGTTCTGTTGAAACGTCTAGAATTAATGATTTGGCTTCCTCTGCTGTATATTTTTTGGTCATTGTGGTCTCTCCTTTAAAAAACATTCAATCGGTATGTTTTTATCATACGCTTTTTTTGGGGAATGTCAAATTATATTGATTTGATACTCAAATTAAGCTGAGTTTTATATCATTTGATTTATCAAATTGAAATAGACCGTTGTTTCTCATTTACGTAACTCAAAAATACCTCTAATGGTGTCTGGTAGTTCAATGAGTTTCTTGGTATATAATTTCTTTTTGGAAGAAGCTGCTTAATCAATCGCTTGACCAAAATCGTTAAAATCCATTCATTTTATAGATCCATCTTTACATGACGGGCTATTAGAATACTAACTAAGTTTGCATTATGACGATTTTCTAGGATCTGCAAAGTAGATAGAATTATCATTGGCGTTACTCCCATTTTTCCGATTAGAAAACACTTTACCACAATCAAAACTAATTGATTTAAATAATTTTTTGAAACATTCTGTAACTATTCAGTCGTCTTTTTTCAATATCAGCTGCTTCCGACTTTCTGGTTTTAGGGTAATAATGACTTTCGAAAGGTGCTCAATTAGACTGATAATGACATCTAGTATCCAGCCTTTGTTTGAATGTATTCATGCTGCCCTGTAGAGAGATCAGTAGAGGGTGATCACAAAGTATTTTCTTTTCCTTACATTGTTGGGACTAGACACTAATAGTTTTTCCTCATTTGAGAAAGTTATAAATATTGTAGATAGTACGTCTAGAACGATTTAAAACCTTAAAAGTAACGTAACCGGTTAATACTGGTTGAAATAAGTTTCTATCATTTTGGTGTAAGATGAATATAAGTCATTTATATTCACTCCTTGTAATTCTTTAGTCGGGACTATTTTGAGTGTGTCATAAATTACTTATTTAGTTATCTAGCTTAATTTTTACTATCGGCTCACATAGAAATACAAAAAAGCCCTTTTCTTCTCAAATATATTTTGAAGAAAGAGCAGATATTATTTGTCTTAAAACTAGTTTTCGGTTATTTAAAAACTTTATTGAGATACACATTTTTCTATTTCAACTATCTTTTAGATTATTATACGTGAAGTAGTCTTTTATCAGATTTTTAAATACAGCCATCCCATTTTTTTGATAGTCAGTAAAAATATCCCGATAAAGTTTATAGTATTCTTCAAGTGCTTTAGCCGGAATATCATTCAGATCATCAATAATCTGATCTACTAAACTTGATATAATACAATCTATATTTGGATCATTTACATCCTTAACTATCTTTGCATATCTATGGATAAAATTTACAAGTGTATCTATGATAAGTTCATCATTATATCTATCTTCTAACTTAAATAGCTTTATGAAATTTTCAGTTGCATCTTTCCCCTTGTTATCTATTTTTATTTTTCCTGGCTGATAACTAAAACTAATTGCTGCATCAATATTATCGTAAAATGGATGTAAAATTGGCGAATACATCCGGTCCTTTTTTATTCTATTATTACAAGTTGAACAAGATACAATCAAATTCGTAGAATGAATTGATAAAAATGGAAAATGCGCCTTGGGTAAAAAATGATCGATATCGATACTGTTTATTAATAATTTTTCAATTCCGCAATAAGGACAGACACCAACTGATCTACCTTCTTTCATAAATTCCTATGAATATCACACTCTTCACAATAAATTTTATGAAAGCTTTTCGAACATAAAATATTATCATAAAAATAATCAAAAACTGAATTTACACGTGCATTTCCAGAAAGAGCGAAATTTTGATAACCATTATTCACCTGATCTAAAATAGTTTTGTATTTAGCACCAGAATTACTATTCTCATATAGTTGTTTTAGATTAATTGATTCTTGAAAAGAAACATTTTTGAGAAGTGCCAACTTCTCCCACAACTTACTATTTGATACCGAACAAAGTTTCAATAATTTTTTCTCACTATCACTTAATTTATTACATTCTTGCAAAATAACTTTTTTTGAATACTCTTTGTATTTTGATTGCAATCCTGCCTGTTCATAGTTGCAATTATTTTTCCATAAAGTAATGGTCATTTCAACTTTATGCTCTTCATCTATAGAGTTAGCGTTAAGAATATTTAAGTTTATATCTACTGGGTTAGAGAGTGTTACAAATTCAATAACATCATCTAAAAAAGCATCTGTTGCTTGAGCTATCTTCACATTTATCGGTGTGCCAATCATTTTTTTGAATACTCCTTAATTATTTTATAGAACTCATTAAATAACTGAAATTTTTCTCCTGAATCTCCCATTCTATGATAACGTTCAACGCCTTCTTTTCGACTATTTTCTTTATAAAGTTTTTTCCTAGTTTCCTTTATATATTGCTGAACTATCCTCGATTCATTTGGTTCAGCGTAAAAGACCTCATTAAGTATTCTATCAACGTCTGCACCAAACGATTTAAAATCAATCTGTTTTTGTTGAAGGTTCCCATCCCTCGTTTGTTTTAAACCAATTAAATTCTCAGGTTCAACATTTGCTACCAACAGAGGTGAATGTGTGGCAATGATAAAATGACATTTTTTCCCTTTAAAAAGCTCGTCTAACAATGAAATATACTCACTGATCCACCTCGGGTGTAAATGAATTTCAGGTTCATCAATTAAGATAATCGAATGATCTTCAACTTTATGGATTAATTCCTCCATTCTTAAAATAAAACTCAGTTCACCTGAACTCATGTCAGTAATAGGAAGTAAGTACTTGTTCTTTTCACACCAAATTTCTTTTACAATCGTATCATAAGAAATAAATTTACTCAGTCTTGTGAACTTTTCCAATAACGTTGAATTTTCTTTAACGAATTGAGTGCTCAATAAACAATACTTTTTTTTATATCCTATTTTTGGGGTATTGATATTAAGTTCACTTTTTTTGCAAAAAAAATATAATGTACTATATAAAGCTTTGACATCCTTCAATACATTACTCTCTTTTGATCTGCTTCTTCTATCAAGATTTTTAAAATAGTAATGTTGCATCTCCCTAGATAATTCATTTTTAATACTTTCTAGAACATCATTTAACTTTTCATCATTCGTTCCGTCTTTTATTTTTGGATAAGGTGTCTGCCGTAATTCAAAAAATAGTTGATTTTTTTTTACACCTAACTTTTCAAATACTCTAATTGTTTGTACATCATTTCTAGTTAAGAACTGCTCAAGCATTTCATTTGATACGTCTCGAATATATTTATTAGAATAATTTGTACGAACTGAAGTGTTTAATTTTAATTTATCTATTAATCCATAAGAAAATGAATAACATTTTACTTTGATATTTTGATTATTATTGCTTGAATAATATGTATAATTTTTACCATTCAAAGAATAGTCAATGGTATAATCAACATCATTCATGTTTTTTTCAAAAGATTTATCCGTAAATGCTTCAAGAATTAATTGAAAAAAAGTAGTTTTAAATGTTCCATTCTCTCCTATTAAAAGAGATAAATTGTAATTTTTAGATAAAATACTCTCTGTATTAGTACTAAAATCAAGTTCAAAATTTTCTATCCCTTTATATTTTTTTACCACTATTTTTTCTATTTTCACTGTAAATACCTCCTAATAATGTTTAATCTTTGATCATCAAAATTGTCCTATTAATTTTACAATTAGTTCTTTATAATAATTTTAACATTAATCAAAGCAACATAAAAGAGTAATTAGTACTGTCATTTCGGAAGCTCACTTTTTAATTATTCATCTTTGTAATAGAATGTTTATTCTTTTATATTATTAAATTAAAGAGCGAAGCTTCATTCCTTTTTATGTTCATCTTGAAGCCTGTCAATTTATTTATATTTAGTTTATAGAGTTGAAGTAAAAAAGCTGAGTAAGTCCCGAGTTAGAACATTACTCAACTGTATATAACTTAAATAGTCCTACTCCTTTGATTCTCATCAAACGAAAGACATGTTATTCAACACTTTTAAGTGCTTCAGTCATTTTAATTTTATTGATTTTTTTATTTGAAAGGTAGTTAACAATAATGATTAAAACAATCGTAAAAATTATCGTAATCAAATAACTCTGTCGATCAATAACTGGCCTAAAATAAAGCTCATCTCCCATTCCTGCATTAGAAAAGATTTTTTCATGGATTTTAATCCCAAAGGGTATCCCTATAATGATACCGCAAAGAGATAAAATAATGTTTTCAGTCGAAAGAATCTTTTTAAGTTCAGAAAATCTAAAACCTAAAACAGATAAAGTTGCCATATCACGTTCCCTATCTGAAAAATTCAAGGTACCTAAATTGTACAAGACTACAGTCAACAACAGACTAGCAGATAATATTAATAAAATTGACATCGAAAGTGTACTTCCCATGCTACCTAAAAAGTCATTTTCCTGATTTTTTGTTAAGACAATTTTCTTCATTTCATCATTTGAAAATGTTGATTTTAGATTTTCACCTACCAAACTCGTCGGCACAAATACTTGATCAGCTTTCTCCCATGCAGATTTTGTTAAATAGAAGCCTTGCCCAATACTCAACTCTGCAATATCAGTCACCTTTAGTTTGACTAAATTCCCAGCAGAATTTCTAAATCGAATATCATCTCCTTTATTTAAAGAAAAAATTTCAGCTGTTTTCTTTGTAATAAGTAAACGATCCTCTGATAATTTTACTTGTTTATTCTCATCATAAAACTTTATATACGAACTATTATCCTCTATAACATGAATCAAACCACTCTTATTTTTACTATTAGATAAAATAAAATACGGTCGTTCTTCAAGTCCTTCTATCTCTTTATTGCTCCGAGTTTTATCATACAGTTCTCTTGAATCTGTGTCACTTGCTACATAAGCCTTTTCTTCGTATAAATAAGATTTTTCGTAAACTGAGCTAGCCACATGATTGATTGTATCTCTAATTCCCAAAGCAGATAACAAGAGACTCGTGCAGCCAACCACTCCTATAATCGTCATTGACATTCTGATTTTACTTCTAAACATTTGCCGCAAAGTCAACTTTTGAGATGTTTTTAATCCATTCCAAAAAGGTTTGATTCTTTCCAACAAAATATTATAGCCTTTGGTGGTACTCTTTTCTCTTAAAAGTGAAGCTGGAGACTCTTTTTCAACATTATAAAAAACAATCAACGTGGCAACGCACGTACTAAAAAT is a window encoding:
- a CDS encoding alpha/beta fold hydrolase, which gives rise to MTKQLKTKSFLVRLLQGMGKVILGLITILIVTLLITFTIHQISLKSEAKRIESYGEKIKVFDGEMNVVDEGEGKKTILLLPGQGTASPYLDFKPMIDELKKEYRVVTIEPFGYGLSSQTNRRRSVENIVEEIHQVAKELNISKYTLMGHSIAGLYAVNYAQAYPNEMEGFVGIDSSTPEQPWPGIDMTVFDFLKTAGVFRALIKVNPEKGLGVSQDNPDFEQIKLLTMKNMSSPAMKDELQELSNSFSDSRGLTYPKNMPVLLFVADNDRNQKKWLEMHQDQVNGLDKGELIQLSGAHYLHHTQMETIVKETSNFLKN
- a CDS encoding ABC transporter permease, whose product is MVISPLKKMFLRSLKKNSIQLLSIALMLILGVAIYIGIDSTWRSLNDYVETNYRKENKADIEVLIKPTNKDFSGLSESENINRLEEQFLIEGAIADSDGKEVLINGVDQEAKLNQYTIVKGKNLNKKNTVIIDKSFAEANHLDIGDKLTIEINSLEKEVSISGLAVSSSYIYITPDSTTVVPNHEDYGFIYMNKKDTKYFTQNNAMTNKLVIKVADGKNVETVKKEIEQKYEQEIISILESKETLNDLATSQKVQQYQSIGNLFPIIFFAIVILMSFTTMYRLINKERAIIGTMKALGYSSFKIITHYLFYGIWVSIIGVFFGVLIGWKVIPNYIWRFFNELFIFDHPEIVINGYQVAIITALSIFSTCVATLIVFYNVEKESPASLLREKSTTKGYNILLERIKPFWNGLKTSQKLTLRQMFRSKIRMSMTIIGVVGCTSLLLSALGIRDTINHVASSVYEKSYLYEEKAYVASDTDSRELYDKTRSNKEIEGLEERPYFILSNSKNKSGLIHVIEDNSSYIKFYDENKQVKLSEDRLLITKKTAEIFSLNKGDDIRFRNSAGNLVKLKVTDIAELSIGQGFYLTKSAWEKADQVFVPTSLVGENLKSTFSNDEMKKIVLTKNQENDFLGSMGSTLSMSILLILSASLLLTVVLYNLGTLNFSDRERDMATLSVLGFRFSELKKILSTENIILSLCGIIIGIPFGIKIHEKIFSNAGMGDELYFRPVIDRQSYLITIIFTIVLIIIVNYLSNKKINKIKMTEALKSVE
- a CDS encoding HNH endonuclease yields the protein MKEGRSVGVCPYCGIEKLLINSIDIDHFLPKAHFPFLSIHSTNLIVSCSTCNNRIKKDRMYSPILHPFYDNIDAAISFSYQPGKIKIDNKGKDATENFIKLFKLEDRYNDELIIDTLVNFIHRYAKIVKDVNDPNIDCIISSLVDQIIDDLNDIPAKALEEYYKLYRDIFTDYQKNGMAVFKNLIKDYFTYNNLKDS
- a CDS encoding TetR/AcrR family transcriptional regulator; translated protein: MTKKYTAEEAKSLILDVSTELFIEKGYEKTSISDIVKGLDGLTKGAVYHHYASKDEIIDAVVRRFIPNETALTEIMEKDKLNGLEKIQALLFEGMFNSEASQSRILSFTLLDNPKFFSMYIRTTNEIMAPLVETCLIEGNSDGSVTVAQPKQMAELAILILSTWFIQALFPNTAETFFEKIMAAKTMLENTGMPIINDGFLEKLDQQIMLKVAELNDQTTEN
- a CDS encoding alpha/beta fold hydrolase, with the translated sequence MKKIVKIFGILVGSLVVIVLLVFIGIYANNKIQLKKESKKIIPYGQEVKVDNKSLRVQVTGKGEETMVLLPGYLTASPVLDFQPLVNELSKVYQVVVVEPFGYGLSDDTDKVRSIENLTSELHQALTQLNISSYHLVGHSISGVYSLAYINEYPNEVKSFIGIDSSLPDQGGAADNQGGIIKSLSQSGIYRLLADADPTFLNAPKLSKEDAEQFKYISLKNVGNNATMNEGEEMQKNFEKVANLTYPVQLPVLYFLASESVEPDDKWVALHEAMIKESQKSEIKILEGSHYLHHTQSEKIVETITYFLEK
- a CDS encoding AAA family ATPase, with amino-acid sequence MKIEKIVVKKYKGIENFELDFSTNTESILSKNYNLSLLIGENGTFKTTFFQLILEAFTDKSFEKNMNDVDYTIDYSLNGKNYTYYSSNNNQNIKVKCYSFSYGLIDKLKLNTSVRTNYSNKYIRDVSNEMLEQFLTRNDVQTIRVFEKLGVKKNQLFFELRQTPYPKIKDGTNDEKLNDVLESIKNELSREMQHYYFKNLDRRSRSKESNVLKDVKALYSTLYFFCKKSELNINTPKIGYKKKYCLLSTQFVKENSTLLEKFTRLSKFISYDTIVKEIWCEKNKYLLPITDMSSGELSFILRMEELIHKVEDHSIILIDEPEIHLHPRWISEYISLLDELFKGKKCHFIIATHSPLLVANVEPENLIGLKQTRDGNLQQKQIDFKSFGADVDRILNEVFYAEPNESRIVQQYIKETRKKLYKENSRKEGVERYHRMGDSGEKFQLFNEFYKIIKEYSKK